One region of Hydrogenobaculum sp. Y04AAS1 genomic DNA includes:
- the petA gene encoding ubiquinol-cytochrome c reductase iron-sulfur subunit, which produces MEASRRDFLEYTVGAFGVMAAVGVLYPVLKSLGPNAATSLQSKVSYDISQFKPLELRVTSWRGFPTFVMKLPTPFDWNGPERDNKYKNHNKDILGNHNVYAIIGVCTHLGCIPLWKLDGDPGVHLPNTPIFHCPCHGSLYTPWGDNISGPAPLPLGIPPQALNGNILEIGTPGFVKKFWDPYT; this is translated from the coding sequence ATGGAAGCGTCAAGACGTGATTTTTTGGAATATACAGTTGGTGCATTTGGCGTTATGGCAGCGGTAGGAGTGCTATATCCAGTATTAAAAAGTTTAGGTCCAAACGCAGCTACCAGTTTACAGTCAAAAGTATCTTATGATATATCTCAATTTAAACCTTTAGAGCTAAGAGTTACATCATGGAGAGGTTTTCCTACTTTTGTTATGAAACTACCAACGCCTTTTGATTGGAATGGACCAGAAAGAGATAACAAGTATAAAAATCATAATAAAGACATATTGGGTAATCATAACGTATACGCTATCATAGGTGTATGTACTCATCTTGGTTGTATTCCTTTGTGGAAACTAGATGGAGATCCAGGGGTACATCTTCCAAATACTCCCATATTTCATTGTCCTTGTCACGGTAGTTTATATACTCCTTGGGGAGATAACATATCTGGTCCAGCACCTTTACCTCTTGGTATACCACCGCAAGCTTTAAACGGCAATATCCTTGAGATAGGTACTCCTGGTTTTGTTAAGAAGTTCTGGGATCCTTATACTTGA
- a CDS encoding cytochrome ubiquinol oxidase subunit I — protein sequence MDLLDLSRFQFAFTAIVHFIFVPLTLGLSVFIAIVKTIAYKTKDPKYDKLAMFLMKLFAVNFAAGVATGLTMEFEFGTNWFTYSKFVGDIFGAPLAIEGLMAFFLESTFIGVFLFGKDRISDGMHTFSAWMVALGSNLSALWILIANSWMQTPAGYKIVQTPQGIRAELTNFWEAVINHTTVIRLLHTVTAGQITAGFFVMGVMAYFLLRNKNIDMAKAGLKVALIFTVIVSVSEIIIGDTAGHLVAEYQPLKLAMMEGKWNTEQPASLDVFGYVDQSAQKTYPFIQIPGLLSFLSYHNFDAKVYGINDLITMYDQKAQNYANEEKTLEAQYASNPNPALKDKIVADKAYAKAYNISLKDLPPINLVFMPFHIMVGLGFFFAFVTLWGLYLYKKGTLYTNKAFLKTVLYSIPLPFIASELGWMTAEIGRQPWIVTGVLKTADAVSFNSTSNVMFSVLTFVTIYILLFYVYVTTMIKKVKEYEDTEAPSTAPAMGSTSTALQASKTDLNNDNRIS from the coding sequence ATGGACTTGCTTGACTTGTCCAGGTTTCAGTTTGCCTTTACGGCGATCGTCCACTTTATTTTTGTGCCTCTTACGTTGGGGCTCTCTGTGTTCATAGCCATAGTAAAGACTATAGCTTACAAAACCAAAGATCCTAAGTATGACAAATTGGCTATGTTTTTGATGAAGCTTTTTGCAGTAAACTTTGCTGCTGGTGTGGCTACAGGTCTTACTATGGAGTTTGAGTTTGGTACAAATTGGTTTACCTATTCAAAGTTTGTAGGTGACATCTTTGGAGCACCGCTTGCCATTGAAGGTCTTATGGCTTTCTTCTTAGAGTCAACTTTTATAGGTGTATTCTTATTTGGAAAAGATAGAATATCTGATGGTATGCACACGTTTTCCGCTTGGATGGTAGCTCTTGGTAGCAACCTATCCGCTCTTTGGATTTTAATAGCAAATTCGTGGATGCAAACCCCTGCTGGATACAAAATAGTCCAAACTCCACAAGGTATAAGAGCCGAGCTTACAAACTTTTGGGAAGCTGTTATAAACCATACTACTGTCATAAGGCTTTTGCATACTGTAACAGCAGGTCAAATTACCGCTGGTTTTTTTGTAATGGGTGTAATGGCTTATTTCTTATTAAGAAACAAAAATATCGACATGGCCAAAGCTGGTTTAAAAGTAGCTCTTATTTTTACTGTCATAGTATCCGTATCTGAAATTATAATAGGGGACACGGCTGGACACTTAGTGGCAGAATATCAACCCCTTAAACTTGCTATGATGGAAGGTAAATGGAACACCGAGCAACCAGCTTCTTTAGATGTTTTTGGTTATGTAGACCAAAGTGCCCAAAAGACTTATCCTTTTATACAAATCCCTGGTTTGTTATCTTTCTTGTCTTATCATAACTTTGATGCCAAAGTATACGGTATAAACGATTTGATAACTATGTACGATCAAAAAGCCCAAAACTATGCAAACGAAGAAAAAACATTAGAAGCCCAATACGCTTCTAATCCAAACCCAGCTTTGAAAGACAAGATAGTGGCCGATAAAGCTTATGCCAAAGCTTACAACATTTCTTTAAAAGATCTACCACCTATAAATCTTGTCTTCATGCCATTTCATATAATGGTTGGTCTTGGATTTTTCTTTGCATTTGTAACTTTGTGGGGTCTATATCTCTATAAAAAAGGTACTCTTTATACCAACAAAGCTTTCTTAAAGACCGTTTTATATTCAATTCCCCTTCCATTTATAGCTTCTGAGCTTGGCTGGATGACCGCTGAAATAGGTCGTCAACCTTGGATAGTTACTGGCGTGCTTAAAACTGCCGATGCTGTATCTTTTAATTCTACTTCAAATGTAATGTTCTCTGTGCTTACTTTCGTGACAATATACATACTACTATTCTACGTATATGTAACCACTATGATAAAGAAAGTAAAAGAGTACGAAGACACCGAGGCTCCTTCTACAGCTCCAGCTATGGGCTCGACGAGTACAGCTTTGCAAGCTTCTAAGACAGATTTGAACAACGATAACAGGATTTCTTAA
- the thiL gene encoding thiamine-phosphate kinase, translated as MIGEFELIKKLTSIIGENTIGDDTAYIKIGETGLNITCDAFLEDVHFLRHYPPEAIGFKAISINVSDVVANGGKPLYGLISLMIPEDIDERFIERIYEGVKSACDFYKLRIVGGNVSKASKLGIDVFLIGEIDRFVSRAGANVGDDVVVSGTLGDSYTGFRLLTTKKEYEDYELRLIERHLRPTARIDYINHIRKYASACMDISDGLSSDLWHIAERSNVVIEIDLNKIPISRELRLYASKENLNPYDIALSGGEDYQLLFCQKKEHFNPFLDNTVIGRVIEQGKALVLVNGKELERTGFDHFKKR; from the coding sequence ATGATAGGTGAGTTTGAGCTTATAAAAAAATTAACTTCAATAATTGGAGAAAATACTATAGGAGACGATACAGCTTATATAAAGATTGGAGAGACTGGGCTCAATATCACCTGCGATGCTTTTTTAGAAGATGTTCATTTTTTAAGACACTATCCACCAGAAGCCATTGGCTTTAAAGCCATATCTATAAATGTATCAGATGTTGTGGCAAATGGAGGCAAACCTCTTTATGGTCTTATCTCTCTTATGATACCAGAGGATATAGATGAAAGATTTATAGAACGTATATACGAAGGTGTAAAATCTGCCTGTGATTTTTATAAACTTAGGATAGTAGGGGGTAATGTATCAAAAGCTTCAAAGCTTGGTATAGATGTATTTTTAATAGGTGAAATAGATAGGTTTGTTTCAAGAGCTGGTGCAAACGTGGGTGATGATGTGGTAGTAAGTGGAACCCTTGGGGATTCGTACACTGGTTTTAGGCTTTTAACAACAAAAAAAGAGTATGAGGACTATGAATTAAGACTCATAGAAAGGCATTTAAGACCCACTGCCAGGATAGACTATATAAATCATATAAGAAAATACGCCAGTGCTTGCATGGATATATCCGATGGACTATCTTCTGATTTATGGCATATTGCAGAGCGCTCAAACGTTGTAATAGAAATAGATTTAAATAAAATACCTATTTCTCGGGAACTAAGACTTTACGCTTCAAAAGAAAATCTAAACCCTTACGATATAGCTTTGTCTGGAGGAGAGGATTATCAGCTTTTATTTTGCCAAAAAAAAGAACACTTTAATCCATTTTTAGATAACACAGTGATAGGACGTGTGATAGAACAGGGCAAAGCGTTGGTACTTGTAAATGGGAAAGAGCTTGAAAGAACGGGTTTTGATCACTTTAAAAAACGATAA
- the gap gene encoding type I glyceraldehyde-3-phosphate dehydrogenase has protein sequence MSVKIGINGFGRIGRAFFKIAFERGLDIVAINDLTDTKTLAHLLKYDSVHKIWKKDISYTEDSIIVNGKSIKVFAKKDPAELPWKDLGVDIVIESTGLFRDRENASKHLSAGAKKVLISAPGKNPDITIVLGVNQDSYNPAQHHIISNASCTTNCMAPVCYVLDKEFGIKNGYMVTVHSYTNDQRILDLPHKDLRRARAAAVNIIPTTTGAAKAVTEVLPHLKGKLGSTSRRVPVSDGSIIELTAILENPPQDVAALNEVFKKTSETYLKGILEYTEEPLVSSDIVGNPHSAIFDAELSFVNGDLVHVVAWYDNEWGYSTRLVDLAEFVINKGI, from the coding sequence ATGAGTGTAAAAATAGGTATAAATGGTTTTGGACGTATTGGTAGAGCTTTTTTTAAAATAGCCTTTGAAAGAGGCTTAGATATAGTAGCTATTAACGATTTAACAGATACAAAAACCTTAGCACATCTTCTAAAATATGACTCTGTGCACAAAATATGGAAAAAAGATATATCATACACAGAAGATTCTATAATAGTAAACGGTAAAAGTATAAAAGTATTTGCAAAGAAAGACCCAGCAGAACTTCCTTGGAAAGACCTTGGGGTAGATATAGTAATTGAGTCTACGGGGCTTTTTAGAGACAGAGAAAATGCCTCTAAACATTTGTCAGCAGGAGCTAAAAAAGTGCTTATCTCAGCTCCAGGGAAAAATCCAGACATTACGATCGTTCTTGGAGTAAATCAAGATAGTTATAATCCAGCCCAGCATCACATAATATCAAACGCATCTTGTACTACAAACTGTATGGCACCTGTATGCTATGTGCTTGATAAAGAATTTGGTATAAAAAATGGTTATATGGTAACGGTACATTCTTACACAAACGACCAAAGAATACTAGATCTTCCCCACAAAGATTTAAGAAGAGCAAGAGCCGCAGCAGTAAACATAATACCAACCACCACAGGTGCAGCCAAAGCCGTTACTGAAGTTTTACCCCATCTTAAAGGTAAACTTGGAAGCACATCAAGAAGAGTACCAGTATCAGATGGTTCTATTATAGAATTAACAGCTATATTGGAAAATCCTCCTCAGGATGTGGCTGCCTTAAACGAAGTTTTCAAAAAAACCAGCGAAACATACCTAAAGGGTATACTAGAATACACTGAAGAACCCTTGGTATCCTCTGATATAGTTGGTAATCCTCATTCAGCAATATTTGACGCAGAGCTTTCTTTTGTAAACGGTGATTTGGTGCATGTGGTGGCCTGGTACGATAACGAATGGGGATACTCTACACGTCTTGTGGATTTGGCAGAGTTTGTAATAAACAAAGGCATATAA
- a CDS encoding MnmC family methyltransferase, producing MGKSLKERVLITLKNDKRFYILSERYQEILLKELSNIYKENTQILHIDQTNLYDEYYNEFYHSITTGPLEEAYSKFVNPVFGLLREKTIINVLDIGSGMFVNSGVLAYELLKLGKSVNIISIDKKIPPFIALNHDSDEIRYMLYKNNFYINSNNLTWQVVLEDARALKTNMMFDIILHDGFSPYRNPSLWTLDFLYLLYKNLKEEGIWISYTSNKSVQSSLSFLNFKIDFIAPVGRKKPSIIALKTPKHKSNIDFQNPYSIPMRDITLNTDEGKIISDYFIRVYLLKSKYYSPSKD from the coding sequence ATGGGAAAGAGCTTGAAAGAACGGGTTTTGATCACTTTAAAAAACGATAAAAGATTTTATATTTTAAGCGAGCGATATCAAGAGATACTTTTAAAAGAGCTTTCAAACATATATAAGGAAAACACCCAAATACTTCACATAGATCAAACCAATTTATACGATGAATACTACAACGAGTTTTACCACAGCATTACCACAGGACCTTTAGAAGAAGCATACAGCAAGTTTGTAAACCCTGTTTTTGGGCTTTTAAGAGAAAAAACCATTATAAATGTATTGGATATAGGTTCTGGTATGTTTGTAAATTCTGGAGTTTTGGCTTATGAGCTTTTAAAACTGGGCAAATCTGTAAATATAATAAGTATAGATAAAAAAATACCTCCTTTTATAGCTTTAAATCACGATTCAGACGAAATAAGGTATATGCTTTATAAAAACAACTTTTATATAAATAGCAACAACTTAACGTGGCAAGTGGTTTTAGAAGATGCAAGAGCCCTTAAAACAAATATGATGTTTGATATCATACTACACGACGGGTTTTCACCGTATAGAAACCCATCTTTATGGACACTGGATTTTTTATATTTGCTTTATAAAAACCTAAAAGAAGAAGGTATTTGGATAAGCTATACATCAAACAAAAGCGTTCAATCTTCTCTTAGTTTTTTAAACTTCAAAATAGATTTTATAGCACCTGTAGGACGAAAAAAGCCCTCTATAATAGCTTTAAAAACACCTAAACATAAATCAAACATAGACTTTCAAAACCCTTACTCTATACCTATGAGAGATATTACTCTTAATACCGATGAGGGAAAAATAATATCTGATTATTTCATAAGAGTTTATCTCTTAAAATCCAAATACTATTCACCTTCAAAAGATTGA
- the obgE gene encoding GTPase ObgE: MNFIDIAQIKVKAGDGGNGGVYFLREKYRPYGGPAGGDGGKGGSVILQADSSKTTFLDFKYKRHFVAQNGEHGKPKNQHGKNGKDIVIKVPVGTIVIDKKTNDVLCDLVKHGQSCVVAKGGDGGLGNAHFATPTNQTPRKFTHGKKGEEKELILILKTIADIAIVGLPNVGKSTLLLVLTNAHPKIADYPFTTLYPELGVIKTDDKSFTIADIPGIIENAHKGAGLGLDFLKHIERSKYLVLAIDLSSENPVKDFEILITEIYLYDKSLIQKVKTIVGTKLDIAKKENLELLEKLAKEKSLDFIPVSSTTGQNIEYLKEYITNLMNH, encoded by the coding sequence TTGAATTTTATAGATATAGCCCAAATAAAGGTAAAAGCTGGAGATGGTGGAAACGGAGGAGTTTATTTTTTAAGAGAAAAGTATAGACCTTATGGGGGGCCTGCAGGTGGAGATGGAGGAAAAGGCGGTTCTGTTATATTACAAGCGGATTCTTCAAAAACAACGTTTTTGGATTTTAAATATAAAAGGCATTTTGTAGCTCAAAACGGAGAGCATGGAAAACCAAAAAATCAGCATGGTAAAAACGGTAAAGACATTGTAATAAAAGTGCCAGTAGGAACTATAGTAATAGATAAAAAAACCAACGATGTTCTATGTGACCTTGTAAAACATGGTCAAAGTTGTGTAGTGGCAAAAGGCGGAGATGGTGGTCTTGGCAACGCTCACTTTGCAACACCTACAAATCAAACTCCAAGAAAGTTTACACATGGCAAAAAAGGAGAAGAAAAAGAGCTTATTCTTATATTAAAAACAATAGCCGACATAGCCATAGTAGGCTTACCAAACGTTGGCAAATCAACACTTTTATTGGTTTTAACCAATGCACATCCAAAAATCGCCGATTATCCTTTTACTACGCTTTATCCAGAGTTAGGGGTTATTAAAACCGATGATAAATCTTTTACCATCGCTGATATACCAGGAATTATAGAAAACGCTCACAAAGGAGCTGGGCTTGGGCTTGATTTTTTAAAGCACATAGAACGTTCAAAATATTTGGTTCTTGCTATCGATTTGTCTAGCGAAAACCCTGTTAAAGATTTTGAAATCCTAATCACTGAAATTTATCTTTACGATAAAAGCTTAATACAAAAAGTTAAAACCATTGTAGGTACAAAGCTTGATATAGCAAAGAAAGAAAATTTAGAGCTTTTAGAAAAATTAGCCAAAGAAAAATCCCTTGATTTTATACCGGTTTCTTCTACCACAGGACAAAATATAGAATACTTAAAAGAATACATAACAAACTTAATGAACCATTAA
- the cydB gene encoding cytochrome d ubiquinol oxidase subunit II — MGILPDGLFTLQGLWFLIAGVFLIGYSITDGFDLGSAFPMIFMKKEYDRIALYNSVAPVWDGNEVWLIAGGGLLFAAFPTVYAASFSGFYLAILLVLWALIGRAVAFEYRNKRESMAWRHTFDFIYWLGNVLPAILFGVAVGNAVVGVPIDQDAVYHGTFFTLLRPVPLAMGLVSFFMFAMHGAAYLLLKTEGSVFEMAKKYASISVIGYVISVILTNALAMQEAPFLYKNYFTYPILFAIPLMMFVGVVLYVSLLKSGKYEKMVYASGLVNAFTVLNVACASFPVLMRSSINPDYSLTVFNASSSTLTLTVMLIVTVIFMPIVIYYTRYAYKVFSGKVSGEKSYY, encoded by the coding sequence ATGGGTATATTACCAGATGGACTTTTTACCTTACAAGGTTTGTGGTTTTTGATAGCAGGTGTATTTTTAATTGGCTACTCAATAACTGATGGATTTGATTTGGGTAGTGCTTTTCCTATGATATTTATGAAAAAAGAATATGACAGAATAGCTCTTTATAATTCTGTAGCGCCAGTATGGGATGGAAACGAAGTTTGGCTTATAGCTGGTGGCGGCTTACTGTTTGCTGCTTTTCCTACAGTTTACGCTGCTTCGTTTTCTGGCTTTTATTTAGCGATACTTCTTGTCTTATGGGCTCTTATAGGAAGGGCTGTGGCTTTTGAATACCGCAACAAAAGAGAATCCATGGCTTGGAGGCATACATTTGATTTTATATACTGGCTTGGCAATGTTTTACCTGCTATTCTTTTTGGAGTTGCCGTAGGGAATGCTGTAGTAGGCGTACCTATAGATCAAGACGCTGTATACCATGGTACATTTTTCACGCTTTTAAGACCAGTACCTCTTGCAATGGGATTGGTAAGCTTTTTCATGTTTGCTATGCATGGAGCTGCATACTTGTTGCTTAAAACCGAAGGTTCTGTTTTCGAGATGGCTAAAAAGTACGCTAGCATAAGTGTTATAGGATATGTAATATCTGTAATATTAACAAACGCATTGGCAATGCAAGAAGCCCCATTTTTGTATAAAAACTATTTTACTTATCCAATACTTTTTGCAATACCTTTGATGATGTTTGTAGGTGTTGTACTCTATGTAAGCTTACTAAAATCTGGTAAATACGAAAAAATGGTTTATGCATCTGGGCTTGTTAATGCTTTCACTGTTTTAAATGTAGCTTGTGCTTCTTTCCCAGTTTTGATGCGCTCAAGTATAAATCCAGATTACAGTCTAACAGTGTTTAACGCTTCTTCTTCTACCCTCACTCTAACAGTGATGCTTATTGTAACGGTTATATTTATGCCTATAGTTATATATTATACTAGGTATGCGTATAAGGTATTTAGTGGAAAAGTAAGTGGAGAAAAGAGTTATTATTAA
- a CDS encoding DUF554 domain-containing protein has product MPEYFIGEGTLVNALLVFVGGYFGSLFGKYIPHSIKEATLKAFGLFSFGMAYHLFTEGSKANIIEVLAFLIIGGVIGHYFDFESNLDKIFLKAFKNIGSPEGFNTATIMFCVGPITILGCITEGAKAQNSLILSKAIMDGISAVLLSSSMGRSVVFSSFSILLYQGSLTYVAYFFKSSISSSSLENVAFIGACLIVGLALKLLGIAKDLKLLNFILSPIIAIFIKS; this is encoded by the coding sequence ATGCCAGAGTATTTTATAGGCGAAGGCACCCTTGTAAACGCTTTATTGGTATTTGTTGGTGGATACTTTGGGAGTTTGTTTGGAAAATATATTCCACATTCTATAAAAGAAGCCACTCTAAAAGCTTTTGGATTATTTTCTTTTGGTATGGCTTATCATCTTTTTACCGAGGGCTCAAAAGCAAATATTATAGAGGTATTGGCTTTTCTTATAATAGGGGGCGTAATAGGACACTACTTTGATTTTGAGTCAAACTTAGATAAGATTTTTTTAAAAGCATTTAAAAACATAGGTTCACCAGAGGGGTTTAATACAGCCACAATAATGTTTTGCGTAGGACCTATAACCATACTTGGTTGTATCACGGAAGGAGCAAAAGCTCAAAATAGCCTTATTTTGTCAAAAGCTATAATGGATGGTATAAGTGCAGTACTTCTTTCTTCTTCGATGGGTAGGTCTGTGGTGTTTTCATCGTTTTCAATACTCCTTTATCAGGGTTCTCTTACTTATGTAGCTTACTTTTTTAAAAGCTCAATAAGCAGTAGTTCTTTAGAAAATGTAGCTTTTATTGGAGCTTGTCTTATAGTGGGTTTGGCTTTGAAGCTTTTAGGAATAGCCAAAGATCTAAAGCTTTTAAATTTTATTCTTTCTCCTATAATAGCTATTTTTATAAAATCTTAA
- a CDS encoding MBL fold metallo-hydrolase: MEKLKIETIPTKPIDENCIVIKNEDTKEAIVIDPGSDIQAILETIGDFKLVAILATHGHYDHIGQVATLKERYNVPFYMHKEDEFLLNDELFPGFSIYLNAKTPPKPDFYIKDGDKLSIASVDIEIIHTPGHTPGGCCFYLPSQNTLIAGDTLFKGGVGRTDLPGGSWEDLSKSLKKIFSILPKDTHVICGHYQDTSLEHELKFNPFLRGLW, encoded by the coding sequence ATGGAAAAACTGAAAATAGAAACGATACCGACCAAACCGATTGATGAAAACTGTATTGTTATAAAAAACGAAGATACAAAAGAAGCTATAGTGATAGACCCAGGCTCAGATATACAGGCTATATTAGAAACTATAGGTGATTTCAAATTAGTAGCTATACTAGCCACCCACGGGCACTATGATCACATAGGACAAGTGGCTACGTTAAAAGAACGCTACAACGTACCTTTTTACATGCATAAAGAAGATGAGTTTTTATTAAACGATGAGCTATTTCCTGGGTTTTCAATCTATCTAAACGCAAAAACACCACCAAAACCAGATTTTTATATAAAAGATGGTGATAAGCTCAGTATTGCCAGTGTAGATATAGAGATTATCCACACACCAGGTCATACCCCCGGCGGGTGTTGTTTTTATCTACCATCTCAAAATACACTTATAGCTGGGGATACGCTTTTTAAAGGTGGTGTTGGAAGGACAGATCTACCCGGTGGTTCTTGGGAAGATTTATCAAAGTCTTTAAAAAAGATTTTTTCTATACTTCCAAAAGATACCCATGTTATATGTGGACACTACCAAGATACAAGCTTAGAGCATGAGTTAAAATTCAATCCATTTCTAAGAGGTTTATGGTAA
- a CDS encoding histidine triad nucleotide-binding protein: MKIMECIFCKIANKEIGSDIVYEDELFAAFKDIKPVAPTHVLIIPKKHIEGIQALTEKDEALVGKMILKAKDIANTLNLKEGYRLVFNVGEYGGQTVFHIHLHIIGGRPMMWPPG; this comes from the coding sequence ATAAAAATTATGGAATGTATTTTTTGTAAGATAGCAAATAAGGAGATTGGGTCGGATATAGTTTACGAAGATGAGCTTTTTGCGGCTTTTAAAGATATAAAACCTGTGGCTCCAACGCATGTACTTATAATACCAAAAAAGCATATAGAAGGGATACAAGCTCTGACCGAGAAAGATGAAGCTCTGGTGGGCAAGATGATACTAAAGGCTAAAGATATAGCCAATACGCTAAACTTAAAAGAAGGCTATAGACTTGTTTTCAACGTAGGAGAGTATGGAGGTCAAACGGTTTTTCATATACACCTACACATAATAGGCGGAAGACCGATGATGTGGCCTCCGGGTTGA
- the aspS gene encoding aspartate--tRNA ligase yields the protein MLRDTYIGLVDDSFIGKHVKLAGWIDSIRDHGGVLFIDLRDKEGKLQAVLEESGNKELYDIAKHFKEESVVLVEGLVRRRPSGTENPKIKSGNVELLIERIELLNASETLPFPIDDNVDISEELRLKYRYLDLRRPKFQKAIKTRSKALKITRDFFEENGFYEIETPFLIKSTPEGARDFLVPSRLHPGKFYALPQSPQLFKQILMISGFDRYFQIARCFRDEDLRSDRQPEFTQIDFEMSFVEEQDIMEISEKLLSKLFLELLDIELSTPFKRITYKEAMERYGSDKPDTRFGLELVDLSDIFKNTNFNVFKSAIEQKGIIKAIKINKILSRKEIDNLTEYVKGLGAKGLAWGKIENGEFSSPIAKFLTEEEIKAMLSRLEAKDQDMIFFSADKPKNVYKILGNLRLQLGKMLNLIDESKFAFLWVVDFPMFEYNEEEGRLEAMHHPFTSPKTEDLDKIKYIVDKSDKEDIINIGENIGARAYDIVLNGVEIGGGSIRIHKQDIQKLVFKILNITDEEAAMKFGFLLEALKYGAPPHGGLAFGFDRLMAMMLGFDSIRDVIAFPKTQKGTCLLTGAPDVVSDKQLKELHIKIT from the coding sequence ATGTTAAGAGACACATATATAGGCTTAGTAGACGATAGCTTTATAGGAAAACACGTTAAATTGGCAGGATGGATAGATTCCATAAGAGATCACGGCGGTGTTTTGTTTATTGATTTAAGAGATAAAGAAGGTAAACTTCAGGCGGTTTTAGAAGAATCGGGCAATAAAGAACTTTATGATATAGCAAAGCATTTTAAAGAAGAAAGCGTTGTATTGGTAGAAGGTTTGGTAAGAAGAAGACCATCCGGTACGGAAAATCCAAAAATAAAATCTGGCAACGTAGAACTTTTAATAGAGCGTATTGAGCTTTTAAACGCATCGGAGACATTGCCGTTTCCCATAGATGATAATGTAGATATTTCAGAGGAACTAAGATTAAAATATAGATATCTTGATTTAAGAAGACCAAAGTTTCAAAAAGCTATAAAAACAAGAAGTAAAGCCCTTAAGATAACAAGGGATTTTTTTGAAGAAAACGGCTTTTACGAGATAGAGACACCTTTTTTAATAAAATCAACACCAGAAGGAGCAAGAGATTTCTTGGTGCCATCAAGGCTTCACCCTGGCAAATTCTATGCTCTTCCTCAATCCCCACAGCTTTTCAAACAAATACTTATGATATCTGGCTTTGATAGATACTTTCAAATAGCAAGATGCTTTAGAGATGAAGATCTAAGGTCTGACAGACAACCAGAATTTACCCAGATAGATTTTGAAATGTCATTCGTAGAAGAACAAGATATCATGGAAATATCAGAAAAACTTCTTTCTAAACTATTTTTAGAGCTTTTAGACATAGAGCTGAGTACACCCTTTAAAAGAATCACCTACAAAGAAGCGATGGAACGATATGGCTCTGATAAACCAGATACAAGGTTTGGCTTAGAGCTTGTAGACCTTAGTGATATCTTCAAAAATACCAACTTCAACGTATTTAAAAGCGCTATAGAGCAAAAAGGTATTATAAAAGCTATAAAAATAAACAAAATTTTATCAAGAAAAGAGATAGACAATCTTACAGAATATGTAAAAGGATTAGGTGCAAAAGGACTTGCTTGGGGAAAAATTGAAAATGGTGAGTTTAGCTCCCCCATAGCCAAATTCCTTACAGAAGAAGAGATAAAAGCGATGCTTTCAAGGCTTGAGGCCAAAGATCAAGATATGATATTTTTCTCAGCAGACAAGCCTAAAAACGTATATAAAATACTTGGAAATTTAAGATTGCAACTTGGTAAGATGCTAAATCTTATAGATGAATCCAAATTTGCGTTTCTATGGGTAGTGGATTTTCCAATGTTTGAATACAATGAAGAGGAAGGAAGGCTTGAGGCTATGCACCATCCTTTCACATCTCCAAAAACAGAGGATTTAGATAAGATAAAATATATTGTTGACAAGTCCGATAAAGAAGATATAATTAATATTGGTGAAAACATTGGTGCAAGGGCTTACGATATTGTGCTAAACGGTGTTGAGATAGGAGGAGGTTCTATAAGAATACACAAGCAAGATATACAGAAGCTTGTATTTAAGATTTTAAATATAACGGATGAAGAAGCAGCTATGAAGTTTGGATTTTTATTGGAAGCTCTAAAATACGGAGCACCACCACATGGAGGGCTGGCCTTTGGTTTTGATAGACTTATGGCTATGATGCTTGGTTTTGACTCTATAAGAGATGTTATAGCTTTCCCCAAAACCCAGAAAGGTACTTGCTTGCTTACCGGTGCTCCAGATGTAGTTTCAGATAAGCAACTTAAAGAACTGCATATAAAAATCACTTGA